One stretch of Streptomyces sp. MMBL 11-1 DNA includes these proteins:
- a CDS encoding helix-turn-helix domain-containing protein — translation MSQDSAAATEAARKLTGRRRREVVAVLLFSGGPIFESSIPLSVFGIDRQDAGVPRYRLLVCGGEEGPLRTTGGLELTAPYGLEAISRAGTVVVPAWRSITSPPPAEALDALRRAHEEGARIVGLCTGAFVLAAAGLLDGRPATTHWMYAPTLAKRYPSVHVDPRELFVDDGDVLTSAGTAAGIDLCLHIVRTDHGTEAAGALARRLVVPPRRSGGQERYLDRSLPEEIGSDPLAEVVAWALEHLHEQFDVETLAARAYMSRRTFDRRFRSLTGSAPLQWLITQRVLQAQRLLETSDYSVDEVAGRCGFRSPVALRGHFRRQLGSSPAAYRAAFRARRPQGVAESAATVVETMVPSQGPPSGRRGSPLSSAAVAVAASVGSGELSLPGPDAYVPGRPALPGQRSAP, via the coding sequence ATGAGCCAGGACTCCGCCGCCGCGACGGAGGCCGCACGCAAGCTGACCGGGCGGCGACGCCGGGAAGTCGTTGCCGTGCTGCTGTTCAGCGGCGGCCCTATCTTCGAGAGCTCCATCCCGCTCTCCGTTTTCGGAATCGACCGGCAGGACGCGGGAGTTCCCCGCTACCGCCTGCTGGTCTGCGGCGGCGAGGAAGGACCGCTGCGCACTACCGGTGGGCTCGAACTCACCGCGCCGTACGGCCTGGAGGCGATCAGCAGGGCCGGCACCGTGGTGGTGCCCGCCTGGCGGTCGATCACCTCGCCGCCGCCCGCCGAGGCACTGGACGCGCTGCGGCGCGCCCACGAGGAGGGCGCCCGCATCGTCGGTCTGTGCACGGGAGCCTTCGTGCTCGCGGCCGCCGGCCTGCTGGACGGACGGCCGGCCACCACACACTGGATGTACGCGCCGACGCTGGCCAAGCGCTATCCGTCGGTGCACGTCGATCCGCGCGAGCTGTTCGTGGACGACGGCGATGTGCTCACCTCCGCCGGCACGGCCGCCGGGATCGATCTCTGCCTCCATATAGTCCGCACCGACCACGGCACGGAAGCCGCGGGGGCACTAGCCCGCCGGCTCGTCGTGCCGCCGCGGCGCAGTGGTGGGCAGGAGCGCTACCTGGACAGGTCTTTACCGGAGGAGATCGGCTCCGACCCGCTCGCCGAGGTCGTGGCCTGGGCCCTGGAGCATCTGCACGAGCAGTTCGACGTGGAGACGCTCGCCGCGCGCGCCTATATGAGCAGACGCACCTTCGACCGCAGGTTCCGTTCGCTCACCGGCAGCGCACCGCTGCAGTGGCTGATCACCCAGCGGGTGCTGCAGGCGCAGCGGCTGCTGGAGACCTCCGACTATTCGGTCGACGAGGTCGCCGGCCGCTGCGGCTTCCGCTCCCCGGTCGCGCTGCGCGGGCACTTCCGCCGCCAGCTCGGCTCCTCCCCCGCCGCGTACCGGGCCGCTTTCCGGGCCCGCCGTCCGCAGGGGGTGGCGGAGAGCGCCGCGACGGTGGTCGAGACGATGGTGCCCAGCCAGGGGCCACCGTCCGGACGCCGGGGCTCGCCCCTGTCCTCCGCGGCCGTCGCCGTGGCGGCGTCGGTGGGGTCCGGGGAGCTGTCCCTGCCGGGTCCTGACGCGTACGTCCCCGGACGCCCGGCCCTGCCGGGACAGCGGAGCGCCCCGTAG
- the orn gene encoding oligoribonuclease has translation MNDRMVWIDCEMTGLSLTDDALIEVAALVTDSELNVLGEGVDIVIRPPDAALETMPEVVRQMHTASGLLDELAGGTTLAEAEEQVLAYVREQVKEPGKAPLCGNSVGTDRGFLARDMRELEGYLHYRIVDVSSIKELARRWYPRAYFNSPAKNGNHRALADIRDSITELRYYREAVFVPQPGPDSEHAKEIAARLSAPAAP, from the coding sequence ATGAACGACCGCATGGTGTGGATCGACTGCGAGATGACCGGGCTCTCGTTGACGGACGACGCACTCATCGAGGTGGCCGCCCTGGTCACCGACTCGGAGCTGAACGTGCTCGGCGAAGGGGTGGACATCGTGATCCGCCCGCCGGACGCGGCCCTGGAGACCATGCCCGAGGTGGTGCGGCAGATGCACACCGCCTCGGGCCTCCTCGACGAGCTGGCCGGGGGCACCACCCTGGCGGAAGCCGAGGAGCAGGTCCTGGCCTACGTCCGTGAGCAGGTGAAGGAGCCCGGCAAGGCCCCGCTCTGCGGAAACTCGGTAGGGACCGACCGCGGGTTCCTGGCGCGGGACATGCGGGAGCTGGAGGGCTACCTCCACTACCGGATCGTGGACGTGTCCTCGATCAAGGAGCTGGCCCGGCGCTGGTACCCCCGGGCGTATTTCAACAGCCCGGCCAAGAACGGCAACCACCGGGCGCTGGCGGACATCCGTGACTCCATCACGGAGCTCCGCTACTACCGGGAGGCGGTCTTCGTGCCGCAGCCCGGCCCGGACTCCGAGCACGCCAAGGAGATCGCGGCGCGCTTGTCGGCCCCGGCCGCACCGTAG
- a CDS encoding lytic polysaccharide monooxygenase auxiliary activity family 9 protein gives MRRKITSLLLGLGVAGASLLATSGSAQSHGYTDSPVSRQQLCGNGTVRGCGQIQWEPPSVEGPKGFPARGPRDGLICAGGNQRFAELDDPRGGAWPASDVTAGASHTFRWRITARHATTDFRYYVTKDGYDPAKPLTRADLDPQPFLTVPFGGRQPGSTVTHAGSLPQKSGKHLILGVWTIADTGNAFYACSDVTF, from the coding sequence ATGCGCAGAAAGATCACCTCCTTACTCCTCGGGCTCGGCGTCGCCGGGGCCTCCCTGCTGGCCACCTCCGGCAGCGCGCAGAGCCACGGGTACACCGACTCCCCGGTCAGCAGGCAGCAGCTCTGCGGCAACGGCACCGTCCGCGGCTGCGGGCAGATCCAGTGGGAGCCGCCGAGCGTCGAGGGCCCCAAGGGCTTCCCGGCGCGCGGCCCCCGCGACGGCCTGATCTGCGCCGGGGGCAACCAGCGGTTCGCCGAGCTGGACGACCCGCGCGGCGGAGCCTGGCCGGCCTCCGACGTGACCGCCGGGGCGAGCCACACCTTCCGCTGGCGGATCACCGCCCGGCACGCCACGACCGACTTCCGGTACTACGTCACCAAGGACGGCTACGACCCGGCGAAGCCCCTGACCCGGGCCGACCTGGACCCGCAGCCGTTCCTCACCGTGCCGTTCGGCGGCCGGCAGCCGGGGTCGACGGTCACGCACGCGGGCAGCCTGCCGCAGAAGTCGGGCAAGCACCTGATCCTCGGCGTCTGGACCATCGCGGACACCGGCAACGCCTTCTACGCCTGCTCCGACGTCACGTTCTGA
- a CDS encoding LacI family DNA-binding transcriptional regulator: MAAARVRSGGRPTLEEVAARAGVGRGTASRVINGSPRVSDTTRQAVEAAVAELGYVPNRAARALAGNRTDAIALVVPEPETRFFAEPYFSAIVRGVGAALADTEMQLLLTLVGNDRERRRFAQYLTAHRVDGVLLVAVHADDPLPELLEQLGMPCVISGARDAAETLPSVDSDNFEGARAAVEHLVARGRRQVATITGRLEVYGAQRRLDGYRAAVSAAGLAPDERLIAPADFTEEGGARAMRDLLARRPGLDAVFVASDVMAAGARQVLREADRRIPEDVALVGFDDSVVARHMHPALTSVRQPIEEMGRRMAQLLLDEIAGRDPDGERPSVVLPTELVVRDSS; this comes from the coding sequence ATGGCGGCAGCGCGAGTACGGAGCGGCGGGCGGCCCACGCTCGAAGAGGTGGCGGCGCGGGCCGGCGTTGGCCGGGGCACCGCCTCGCGGGTCATCAACGGCTCGCCCCGGGTCAGCGACACCACTCGGCAGGCGGTCGAGGCGGCCGTGGCCGAGCTGGGGTACGTCCCCAACCGCGCCGCCCGCGCCCTGGCGGGCAACCGCACCGACGCCATCGCGCTGGTGGTGCCCGAGCCGGAGACCCGCTTCTTCGCCGAGCCGTACTTCTCCGCGATAGTGCGCGGCGTCGGCGCGGCCCTGGCGGACACCGAGATGCAGCTGCTCCTCACCCTCGTCGGCAACGACCGCGAGCGCCGCCGGTTCGCCCAGTACCTCACCGCCCACCGCGTCGACGGGGTCCTCCTGGTCGCCGTGCACGCCGACGACCCGCTGCCGGAGCTGCTGGAGCAGCTGGGCATGCCCTGCGTGATCAGCGGCGCCCGGGACGCGGCCGAGACGCTGCCCTCCGTCGACTCCGACAACTTCGAGGGCGCGCGGGCCGCCGTCGAGCATCTGGTCGCCCGGGGACGCCGCCAGGTCGCCACGATCACCGGCCGCCTGGAGGTCTACGGTGCCCAGCGCCGCCTGGACGGCTACCGCGCGGCGGTCTCCGCCGCCGGCCTGGCCCCCGACGAGCGCCTCATCGCCCCCGCCGACTTCACCGAGGAGGGCGGAGCGAGGGCCATGCGCGACCTCCTCGCGCGCCGCCCCGGCCTCGACGCGGTGTTCGTCGCCTCCGACGTGATGGCCGCCGGCGCCCGCCAGGTCCTGCGCGAGGCGGACCGCCGCATCCCCGAGGACGTGGCCCTGGTCGGCTTCGACGACTCGGTGGTCGCCCGCCACATGCACCCGGCCCTCACCAGCGTCCGCCAGCCCATCGAGGAGATGGGCCGCCGGATGGCCCAGCTCCTCCTGGACGAGATCGCGGGCCGGGACCCGGACGGCGAGCGCCCTTCGGTGGTGCTGCCCACGGAGCTGGTGGTCCGCGACTCGTCGTGA
- a CDS encoding GH1 family beta-glucosidase → MTAVRPDTVPQQAPAATAPFPTGFLWGAATAAYQVEGAATEMGRTPSIWDTFSHTPGRVLGGDTGDVAADHFHRYRDDVALMKSLGLQAYRFSVSWSRVQPTGRGPAVERGLDFYRSLVDELLAAGIKPVATLYHWDLPQELEDAGGWPERATAERFADYAAIMARALGDRVSLWTTLNEPWCSAFLGYGSGVHAPGRTEPAAALRAAHHLNLAHGRAAEALRANLPAAAQTSVTLNLHQVRPLTGSEADADAARRIDAVGNRVFTGPMLKGAYPEDLLADTERIVNWPELIQEGDLAAIAAPIDVLGVNYYTPTIVSASPTGAGDTRNDGHGSSEHSPWPGSEHVAFHLAEGRPVTAMNWSVKPEGLYDLLMDVSREHPDLPLMVTENGAAFDDAPDAEGRVHDPERISYLRGHLEAVRRAAADGADVRGYFLWSLMDNFEWGYGYAKRFGAVYIDYATQRRTPKSSAHWYSDVIARHALPPAAEADA, encoded by the coding sequence ATGACAGCCGTCCGACCTGACACGGTCCCGCAGCAGGCCCCCGCCGCCACGGCCCCTTTCCCGACCGGTTTCCTCTGGGGCGCGGCCACCGCCGCGTACCAGGTGGAGGGCGCGGCCACCGAGATGGGCCGCACCCCTTCCATCTGGGACACCTTCAGCCACACGCCCGGCCGGGTCCTCGGCGGGGACACCGGGGACGTGGCGGCCGACCACTTCCACCGCTACCGCGACGACGTCGCCCTGATGAAGAGCCTCGGACTCCAGGCGTACCGCTTCTCGGTCTCCTGGTCCCGGGTCCAGCCCACCGGCCGGGGGCCCGCCGTCGAACGCGGCCTGGACTTCTACCGGTCGCTCGTCGACGAACTGCTGGCAGCCGGCATCAAGCCCGTCGCCACGCTCTACCACTGGGACCTGCCGCAGGAGTTGGAGGACGCGGGCGGCTGGCCCGAGCGGGCTACGGCCGAACGGTTCGCGGACTACGCGGCCATCATGGCCCGCGCCCTGGGCGACCGCGTCTCCCTGTGGACCACGCTGAACGAACCCTGGTGCTCGGCCTTCCTCGGGTACGGCTCCGGGGTCCACGCCCCCGGCCGCACCGAACCGGCCGCCGCGCTGCGGGCCGCCCACCACCTCAACCTCGCCCACGGCCGGGCGGCCGAGGCGCTGCGCGCCAACCTCCCCGCTGCCGCGCAGACCTCGGTCACCCTCAACCTCCACCAGGTGCGCCCGCTGACCGGCAGCGAGGCGGACGCGGACGCGGCCCGCCGGATCGACGCGGTGGGCAACCGCGTCTTCACCGGGCCGATGCTGAAGGGCGCGTACCCGGAGGACCTGCTGGCCGACACCGAACGCATCGTGAACTGGCCCGAGCTGATCCAGGAGGGCGACCTGGCCGCCATCGCCGCCCCGATCGACGTCCTCGGCGTCAACTACTACACGCCCACCATCGTCAGCGCCTCGCCCACCGGCGCCGGGGACACCCGTAACGACGGCCACGGAAGCAGCGAGCACTCCCCGTGGCCCGGCTCGGAGCACGTCGCCTTCCACCTCGCCGAGGGCCGGCCGGTCACCGCGATGAACTGGTCGGTGAAGCCGGAGGGCCTGTACGACCTCCTCATGGACGTCTCGCGCGAACACCCGGACCTGCCGCTGATGGTCACCGAGAACGGCGCGGCCTTCGACGACGCCCCGGACGCGGAGGGCCGGGTCCACGACCCGGAGCGGATCTCCTATCTGCGGGGCCACCTGGAGGCGGTGCGCCGGGCAGCGGCCGACGGGGCCGACGTACGGGGCTACTTCCTCTGGTCCCTCATGGACAACTTCGAGTGGGGCTACGGCTACGCGAAGCGCTTCGGCGCGGTGTACATCGACTACGCGACCCAGCGCCGTACGCCGAAGTCCAGCGCCCACTGGTACAGCGACGTGATCGCCCGCCACGCGCTGCCCCCGGCCGCCGAGGCGGACGCCTGA
- a CDS encoding carbohydrate ABC transporter permease, producing MTMTSPTHTAPVKLAPAPKGGAPQRPSRFRMGAGQQLKGGPFAYIALAVVGFGSLLPLYWTLVAASRTQDEVLASTPPFFPGGKLVENVQTAWEQANLGKAILNSVIVSSSITLATLFFCTLAGYAFAKMRFRGRGWLMTAVIATLTIPPQLSVVPLFMMMSGLGWGGQLESVIFPTLVSAFGVFFMRQYLIEALPYELIEAAKIDGANNFRIVVSVVLPVARPAMMVLGMLTFVQAWNDFFWPYLALNQQNPTLQVALGQLSASYTPDQSIVMAGALISTLPLLVVFVVFGKKIVGGIMSGAVKG from the coding sequence AGCTCGCGCCGGCCCCGAAGGGCGGCGCCCCGCAGCGACCGAGCCGCTTCCGGATGGGCGCCGGCCAGCAGCTGAAGGGCGGCCCGTTCGCGTACATCGCGCTCGCCGTCGTCGGCTTCGGCTCGCTGCTGCCGCTCTACTGGACCCTGGTCGCGGCCTCCCGCACCCAGGACGAAGTCCTCGCCTCCACCCCGCCGTTCTTCCCGGGCGGCAAGCTGGTGGAGAACGTCCAGACCGCCTGGGAGCAGGCCAACCTCGGCAAGGCGATCCTCAACAGCGTCATCGTCTCGTCCTCCATCACCCTCGCGACGCTCTTCTTCTGCACGCTCGCCGGTTACGCGTTCGCCAAGATGCGCTTCCGGGGCCGCGGATGGCTGATGACCGCGGTCATCGCCACCCTCACCATCCCGCCGCAGCTCAGCGTCGTCCCGCTGTTCATGATGATGTCCGGCCTCGGCTGGGGCGGGCAGCTGGAATCGGTGATCTTCCCGACGCTGGTGAGCGCGTTCGGCGTGTTCTTCATGCGCCAGTACCTGATCGAGGCGCTGCCGTACGAGCTGATCGAGGCGGCCAAGATCGACGGCGCGAACAATTTCCGCATCGTGGTGAGCGTGGTGCTGCCGGTGGCCCGCCCCGCGATGATGGTGCTCGGGATGCTCACCTTCGTCCAGGCGTGGAACGACTTCTTCTGGCCCTACCTCGCCCTGAACCAGCAGAACCCGACCCTTCAGGTGGCCCTCGGCCAGCTCAGCGCCTCGTACACCCCCGACCAGTCCATCGTGATGGCGGGCGCGCTGATCAGCACGCTGCCGCTGCTGGTGGTGTTCGTGGTCTTCGGCAAGAAGATCGTCGGCGGGATCATGTCGGGCGCGGTGAAGGGCTGA